The genomic region TGCGTAGGGATATGTATTTGAGCGCTCCGATAAGGATCAGTGCAAGTGCCATTACCTGCGCTACTGAAAGGCCGGATATCGGGCTTTCAGTGGTGTTTCTTATGAACTCGACAAAGAACCTTTCAAGACCCGCGAGTCCCAGATATATGCTGGCGAGCCAGCCGACAGGCTTGTCCTTCTTCCTTATCTTCCACAGCACTAAGAACACAAGAGACATTATGATCGTTTCATAAATCTGAGTCGGATGAACCGCCTCAAGTGTCGGGGGGGAACCCTTTGGAAACGGCATCGCCCAAGGGAGTGTGGAGGCGACCCCGTAATCGTCTCCAACTAGAAGACAGCCGACCCTTCCAGTCGCGTAAGCTATTGCGAGAGCCGGGGCGGTGGCGTCAAGAACTTTCCAGAAACTTTCTTTATGCTTTTTTGTTAGTACGAAAAAGGCGAAGAGAGCCAGAAAAAATCCTCCGTAGAAGGTAAGTCCTCCCCTTAGAAGAAGATAGTGCATGGGGTAGGAGATAAGGTCGCTTAGGGGAACGTTCTCGACCAGGAAGAGAAGCTTGGCCCCGAGTATGCCTCCCACAAGGCAGGCAAGAAAACCCTGTTCGTGAAGTCGCCTGGACATCCCTTTTCTTTCAAATTCCATCCCGGAAACCCAGAAAGCGACAAGAAAAGAGACAGCGACCATCGCCCCGAAGGATGTAATATGAAAATCACCTATTCTGAGAAGTTCAGGGAACATTTATTTCTTTTCTTCTCCGGATTCAAGTTCTTTTTCCGCTTCGGAGTTTGACCTTACGAGAAGAAATATGGACAGAAAAAGTGCTATGCAGAGGATTATCTGAATCAGCAGGTTGGTTTTCATTTCCATGTTAAGGGACTTCCTCTTGGACACCCTCCTTAAAGTGCGTACTTGCTTAGTAAATACGAACGGGATGCTGCCGTGATTGCATTTTGGCTGGGCGATGGGAATTTTAACCAACAGTTAAGGAAAATAAAAGTGTCGTTGCGTGCTTGAATAACCCCCGCAAGCCGGTAAATTAGTCGGCTATTATGCTTCAGTCACCGGTACTGGTTTTGAACAGGTTTTTCGTCCCTGTCTCGGTAACGAGCTTGAAAAGGGCCTTTATCCTTCTTTACGGTGGTGCCGCAAAGGCTGTAAACAGAGAGTATGAGACCTTTGACTTCGATTCGTGGAAGGATATCCGTTCGGTTGACGCCGAAGACTGCGTAAGGACCGTTACTAGCGTTATAAAAGCTCCACGGGTGATAATTCTCGTTAGATATGAGGGGTATCACAGAAAGCAGCCTAAGTTCAACAGGATAAACATTTTCAGGAGGGACGCGGACACATGCCAGTACTGCGCGAAGGCTTTTCGGAAAAGGGATCTTACCCTTGACCATGTGATTCCGCGGTCAATGGGTGGAAGAAGTACCTGGGACAACATAGTGTGCTGTTGTGTTAAGTGCAACAGGAAGAAGGGAGGAAGGACTCCCGAGCAGGCGAACATGAGACTGCTCACCAAACCTGTGAAGCCCGCTGCCAGTATTTTTTCCAACCTCCATTTTAAAACCGTGAAATATGAAGAGTGGGAACCTTTTCTGAACTTTGTGGATGTGTCTTACTGGAACGTCGAACTGACTGACTGAAGTTTTGTCTCAGGAAATGTCTTTGCCGCGAGATTATTGTCCGTTCGCGGCCTCGGGATCTGGAAAGAAAAAAAGATGAGATCAGCGCTTGCGGTTTTCTTTACGCTCTTGTTTATTCCCTGCTTGGCGACCGCGCAGATACAACTTCCCCCGGTTGCTTCTCCGATAAAAAAAATACCGATCGCCGTCGCGGTGCTTAAGGCCAAGGGGGATTTAAGCGTATACGGAAAGAATTTCACTGATGTCCTGAAGAACGATCTTACCAACGCAGCCCTTTTTGATGTCCGCCAGGTGAACATACTGTTTTCATCCTCTTTTGAGGATATAGATTTCGAATATTTAGATGCTCAGAAAACTAGGTATCTGGTGAGCGGAAATTTTGATGTTTCGCCTCGGGAGGTCTCTTACGATCTCATAGTCTATGATGTGCCTAGCAGGCAGGAGCGCATGAGAAGGAGATACGTGGCGTCTCCGCGCCACATAAGGAATGTTGTGCACAAGTTTGCGGGTGAGCTTATGAGGGAGCTTACCGGCCTCGACGGCTTTTTTGACTCCGAGATAGTGTTTGTCAGAAGGGACGGTCATGGAAGTGATCTCTTTATCATGGATTACGACGGGCACAACGCAAAAAGGCTTACCAATCACGGATCTTCGGTTCTCTCTCCTGACTGTTCTCCTGACGGAAGCCAAGTGGTCTTCACTTCCGACAGAAGCTGGGACCATGACGTCTACTTGCTGAATTTCAAGGCCACCCGCCTCCCCGCTGAGGGCAAGAGAATAACCCGGGGCATTCACCTCGACAATTCTCCGAGCTGGTCTCCAGACGGCAGCCGTGTGGCGTTTAGCCGTAACGGGGACATATACATAGCCTCGTCCTCAGGGGAAATACTTAAGCGACTTACCAAGTCTCCTGCCATAGATATCTCCCCGACTTGGTCTCCCGACAGCAGAAAAATTGCCTTTGTGTCGGATCGGGCGGGGGCGCCAAACATATACGTGATAAGTTCCGAGGGGGGTCGAGCGGTAAGAATTACCTCGGAGGGTTACAATACCGACCCGGTCTGGTCTCCAAGCCCCTTAGTTAACCGCATAGCGTTTGTGAAAGTGAAAAAATCTGAGGCCGACATCTACTCCGTAGGACCTGACGGCCGGGGCCAGCAGAGGCTTACCTCTTCGGGAAGAAACGAGCATCCCTCGTGGTCTCCCGATGGTCACTACATCACTTTTTCTTCAAAGAGGCTGGGGAAAAGGCAGATATATATCATGTACTTAAACGGTGAGAACAAGCTTCCGCTTTCCCGGGGCAAAAATGATTCGTTCTCCACTTGGTGCGTGAAGTAGCGAATGGGGAGGCTTTGCTCTTGAGACTTTTTATCGCGGCCTTTCTTCCCGAGGAAACAAAAGATGTGCTTTTTCGCTACGTCCAGTCGCTTAGGAGCTTTCTTCGAGGAGTAAGGTGGGAACCGAGGGAGAAACTTCACGTCACGCTCAGGTTTCTTGGAGATGTTGATGAATCGTGCCTTGAGGATCTATCAGCCGATGTAGGTTCCGCAGTTTGCGGTTCGGGGAGTGTTGAGCCTGGATTTGACGATTTTTGCCTGTTTCCAGGCTCGAGAAATCCTAGAGTGTTGGCCTTGGGTCTTGTGAAAAACGAGCAGTTCCAGTCTCTTTTTGACAAAGTGCAGAGTGCGGTCCTGCAGAACGGGTTTGAGATGGAAAAGAGAAAATTCATCCCGCACGTGACTCTGGGCAGGATCAGAGGGGATTTCGAGGGAATCAGGGGGATTCCTCAACCGAACAAAACGGAGTTCTCCATTACAAGAGTCGGGCTTGTTCAAAGTGAGCTTGGACCCCGGGGGTCCCGCTACACCAGCATCAGGACATGGAATCTTCAGAGCGGCATTTGACAAAAGAATTTTCTAACAGGCAAAATAGTGCTTCCATAAAGTGCGGAGGATCTTATGCACGCTGTTATAAAGACCGGTGGAAAACAGTATATAGTCAAGCCGGGTGACGTTATTGATATAGAAAAAATCTCCGGCGAACCCGGCGAAGAAGTGAACTTTGAAGAAGTTCTGCTTGTGTCCGCTGACGGAGAGGATGTTAAGGTGGGTAGCCCTGTTGTTGAAAGTGCCAGGGTTGAGGGTAGAATAGTAAAGCAGAAAAAGGGCGAGAAGATAGTAGTCTTCAAGTTCAAAAGAAGGAAAGGGTACAGGAAAAAGGCGGGCCATCGCCAGAACCTGACCAGCGTCGAGATTACGAGCATAAGCGCCTGATTCGCGGAGGCAAGTAAGCATGTCAACCAAAAAAGGTGGCGGAAGTTCCAAAAACGGAAGGGATTCAATAGGCAGAAGGCTTGGCGTAAAAAAATTCGGAGGCCAGCCGGTTGTCAAGGGGAACATAATAGTAAGGCAGCGTGGTACCAGCATTAAGCCTGGTCTGAACGTGGGGCTTGGAAAGGATTACACGATATTCGCAATGTCTGACGGGGTTGTGAAATTTCAGAAATCCGGGAAGGGCAGAACAAAGGTTTCCGTAGTTCCTGCCTGAGCGGTTCCCCATAAANNNNNNNNNNTTGAGTGCTTTGAAAAACCGGTAAAAATCTTTCAATCTAGTTCCATTCTTTCCCGTATTTATTTTCTGTCTCCTGCTCTCGTTTCTGGCGGTTTTTGCGTTCCAGTATTTTTATTTCCCGGAGAGGTACGCCGACCTCATAGTTGAGGAGATGGAAGAAGTGTTCAGCGAGGAAGTTTTTTTCGCCGACCGCGCAAGAAGCATTCTTGATACGAGAAACGATGTCGGGTACGTAAGGCTGCTTGATCATAACGGGGTGCTTGAAAAGAGTTTCGGTTTTCAGGATGACAAGGGTTTTGAGAAACTCACCCTCAAGGGGCCTGAGGGAAAGACTGTCCTTTTGGGTCTGAGAAGTTCTGTTGGGAAAAACTTCAACCTTGACGCTTTGCTCTGGAGCCTCATTTTCGCTTCCCTGATGGCAGTTGTTCTTACTTCCCTGATACGTTTTATAAGTGATCGGGCATTCCGGTTCATGGGGGAATTCTCTGAAGCTGTAGGTTCTGTTGCCAGCGGAGATTACTCGGTCCGCCTGGATGGACGGTCTTCGCTTATTGCGGGGGCAGGGGTTCAGTGGCTTTGCCGTGAATTCAACGAAATGGCCTCTTCGCTTGAAGGCGGGTCGGCCGACCGGGACGACACCGAGGATTTGGAAGATGCGGACTTTGACCGTTCGGATGAACTGCCGACGGATTTCCGGCCGAAGATAGTCTTAAGCCCGGAGCAATCTTCTGATGTTTCTTCGTTTCAAGCTCCCCAAGATTCGTTTGATGAGGGACTGGTGGAAATCGTGCATGTTGAAGAAGTTGAAGAAGAGGATGCCGAACCTGAACAAGAGGCTCCCTCCGCCGTTACCGAGATTGCGGATTCCGAGGGAAAGAAGGCAGATATCAGCATACTCGTCGTGAAGATCGCGGATTTTGAAACCCTGATTGAAGATGTTTCGCCATCCAGCGTCAACTCTCTTACGGCCGATTACAGAAAGTCCGTTTCAACTACTATAAGCTCCTTCGGAGGAACCGTGGAAGCCATACTTCGCGATGAGGTGGTGGCTTTTTTCACCAGCCCCGGTCCCGGACCCGCTGCAAAGCTCAATTGCGTATGCTGCGCGGTTGAGATGATGCAGCTTTTCGCCGGGGTCGTCGATGGTCAGAAAGTCTCTACCCGGTCGGATATAAAGCTTAAGATGGGCATTTCCTCGGCTGATTTGCCTGTGTCAGATGAATCGGACGTTTTTGCGCTTGCGAAACCCTTCGTGGACGAGGCCAAATCTCTTTGCGATGGAGCGAGGGCTTGGAGTGTATTTGTTACGACCGGTTTCCGCGAGGGCGTAAGCGATTATCTCGAAGTGAGACGTGAAAAGGTCGATGGGAACCTCTGTTACGCCGTTACCGGGGTTGAGGAAGAAGCATTGCAGCGGACCGGAAGATAGAGCTCTTTCTTTACTTTGCTCCGCTCTTTCAATTCAGTTTTCTACCATTCCTGTTATATTTTCTCATCCGGGTTGGAAACCGGCTTCTTAGCCAATAACGGTTCACCGTACTGTATGCCTGGGACTTTTGTTAGATGAAAGGATACGAGGTTAGAAGAGAATTTATCGAGTATTTCTCCGAGAGGGGACACGAACCGGTGCGCAGTTCCGTTCTTATACCGGAGAACGATCCTACTCTCCTTTTTACCAACGCCGGGATGGTTCAGTTCAAAAATGTTTTCACTGGGAATGAGACCAGAGATTTCAAAAGAGCGGTTTCTTCCCAGAAGTGTCTCAGAGCCGGGGGAAAGCACAACGATCTTGACAACGTCGGGTATACGGCGAGACATCATACCTTTTTTGAAATGCTTGGGAATTTTTCCTTTGGCGACTATTTCAAGGAAGGAGCCATCAATTATGGATGGGATCTTATTACCAATGTTTACGGGCTTCCCAAGGAAAAACTCTGGGTCACCGTCTATAAAGACGACGACGAGGCTTTTGAGATCTGGAACAAAGATATCGGTGTTGCCAAGAAAAGGATCGTGAGGATGGGGGAGAAAGACAATTTCTGGTCAATGGGGGATACGGGTCCGTGCGGTCCGTGTTCCGAGATACTGATAGATCAGGGGGAAGCGCTTGGCTGCGGGAAAGCGGGGTGCGCCGTCGGATGCGAGTGCGATCGTTACCTTGAGCTCTGGAATCTTGTGTTCATGCAATTTGAGAGAAATCAAGAGGGAGAGATGACACCTCTTCCTCGTCCCAGCATCGACACGGGGCTTGGGCTTGAAAGACTTACAGCGGTTCTTCAGGGAGTGCGGAGCAACTATGAGACCGACCTTTTAAGAGGGATAATAAGCAAGATAGAGGAGCTTTCCGGAAGAGATTATTCCACCGACCGCTCTACCGAGGTTGCGATGAGGGTTGTAGCGGATCATTCAAGAGCGCTTGCTTTTCTCATCTCGGACGGAGTATTCCCGTCAAATGAAGGTAGGGGATACGTTCTTAGGAGGATACTCAGGAGAGCCGTCCGCCACTCCAAGTTTCTGGGAATAGACGGACCCTTTATCTACAGGGTCCTGCCCGCGGTTGAGGGGATCATGGCGGATGCCTATCCTGAGATCAGGGAAAAGGGGGATTTTGTATCCCAGGTTGTAAAAAGCGAGGAGGAGAGATTCCTCGAGACGGTGGACAGAGGACTTGAACTTCTTAATCAGGAAATCGCAAAACTTGGGAGAAAGAAGAAGCTCTCAGGCAAGGTGGTTTTCAGTCTCTACGATACATACGGGTTCCCGGTCGACCTAACTGAAGACATAACTAGAACCGAGGGTATAGATATTGATCTCCCGGGCTTTGAGAAGGAAATGGAGAGACAGAGAACCAAGTCAAGAAAAGCCCGTGGCGGCGGAGAAACCGACCTTACATCTGTTCTGCTTGAGCTCGCCGGAGAGATGACAACAGAATTTGTTGGCTACAAGACCCTCTCTTCCGAAGGCGCGGTTACTGGAATAATAAGCCAGGGAGAGATTTCTGACACAGCTTGGGAGGGTCAGGAAGCCCAGATAATTACCGATATTACTCCTTTTTACGGGGAATCGGGCGGACAGACCGGGGACAGGGGCGAAATTGCCGGACCGGGATTCCATGCGAAAGTCCTCGATACGAAAAAGCTCACCCCCACGTTTTTCATTCACAATGTTGTTATCGAGAAGGGAAACGC from Candidatus Dadabacteria bacterium harbors:
- a CDS encoding prolipoprotein diacylglyceryl transferase — translated: MFPELLRIGDFHITSFGAMVAVSFLVAFWVSGMEFERKGMSRRLHEQGFLACLVGGILGAKLLFLVENVPLSDLISYPMHYLLLRGGLTFYGGFFLALFAFFVLTKKHKESFWKVLDATAPALAIAYATGRVGCLLVGDDYGVASTLPWAMPFPKGSPPTLEAVHPTQIYETIIMSLVFLVLWKIRKKDKPVGWLASIYLGLAGLERFFVEFIRNTTESPISGLSVAQVMALALILIGALKYISLRRHKEAF
- the rplU gene encoding 50S ribosomal protein L21, whose product is MHAVIKTGGKQYIVKPGDVIDIEKISGEPGEEVNFEEVLLVSADGEDVKVGSPVVESARVEGRIVKQKKGEKIVVFKFKRRKGYRKKAGHRQNLTSVEITSISA
- the thpR gene encoding RNA 2',3'-cyclic phosphodiesterase; this encodes MVREVANGEALLLRLFIAAFLPEETKDVLFRYVQSLRSFLRGVRWEPREKLHVTLRFLGDVDESCLEDLSADVGSAVCGSGSVEPGFDDFCLFPGSRNPRVLALGLVKNEQFQSLFDKVQSAVLQNGFEMEKRKFIPHVTLGRIRGDFEGIRGIPQPNKTEFSITRVGLVQSELGPRGSRYTSIRTWNLQSGI
- the alaS gene encoding alanine--tRNA ligase, translated to MKGYEVRREFIEYFSERGHEPVRSSVLIPENDPTLLFTNAGMVQFKNVFTGNETRDFKRAVSSQKCLRAGGKHNDLDNVGYTARHHTFFEMLGNFSFGDYFKEGAINYGWDLITNVYGLPKEKLWVTVYKDDDEAFEIWNKDIGVAKKRIVRMGEKDNFWSMGDTGPCGPCSEILIDQGEALGCGKAGCAVGCECDRYLELWNLVFMQFERNQEGEMTPLPRPSIDTGLGLERLTAVLQGVRSNYETDLLRGIISKIEELSGRDYSTDRSTEVAMRVVADHSRALAFLISDGVFPSNEGRGYVLRRILRRAVRHSKFLGIDGPFIYRVLPAVEGIMADAYPEIREKGDFVSQVVKSEEERFLETVDRGLELLNQEIAKLGRKKKLSGKVVFSLYDTYGFPVDLTEDITRTEGIDIDLPGFEKEMERQRTKSRKARGGGETDLTSVLLELAGEMTTEFVGYKTLSSEGAVTGIISQGEISDTAWEGQEAQIITDITPFYGESGGQTGDRGEIAGPGFHAKVLDTKKLTPTFFIHNVVIEKGNAQVGDQVHMKVDPVFRQGVMAHHTSTHVLHAVLKEVLGNHVNQAGSFVGPDRLRFDFSHYSSIEKQQLDSIEQIINERIRRDDEVVTKEDVSYDEAIKDGATAIFEEKYGDRVRVVMIGDYSKELCGGTHVRASGEIGMVKIVSESASSAGVRRIEAVSGQAAWNYMKGQEDILNEFSTTLNAPRSELLSRLAGVIDENARLQAEIESSKAKTLVETAAELIDKVEDVEGVNLLRVKVSVSKPAELRSLWDYLKGKMNNGIAVLVAENGGRVFILVGITKDLVGSYHAGKIVKELAGIVGGKGGGGAEMAQAGGNMPGNIPKMLNHLGELI
- a CDS encoding 50S ribosomal protein L27: MSTKKGGGSSKNGRDSIGRRLGVKKFGGQPVVKGNIIVRQRGTSIKPGLNVGLGKDYTIFAMSDGVVKFQKSGKGRTKVSVVPA
- a CDS encoding HNH endonuclease; amino-acid sequence: MLQSPVLVLNRFFVPVSVTSLKRAFILLYGGAAKAVNREYETFDFDSWKDIRSVDAEDCVRTVTSVIKAPRVIILVRYEGYHRKQPKFNRINIFRRDADTCQYCAKAFRKRDLTLDHVIPRSMGGRSTWDNIVCCCVKCNRKKGGRTPEQANMRLLTKPVKPAASIFSNLHFKTVKYEEWEPFLNFVDVSYWNVELTD